GCCTGCCGAAGAAGATCGCAGACTTACCGTGGATTTCGAACCAGTCGGCGGCTTTCTCGAAATCTTCGCGATCAACCAGTGGAAGTTTCGACAGCAAGTGGATGGACCGCTTCAGCCCTACTTTGTATCCCAACCAGTACAACAGCAGCGCGCCCGCATAGGCACCCAGAGTGCTGGTAAGGAACACAAGGAGCAGGTTGATGCTGCCTTGCTGGGTGAGGAAACCTGCCAAGGGGAGGATGACTTCGCTGGGAATCGGCGGGAATACCGTCTCAAGAAGCGTCAGCAGGCCCACGCCCCATTCGCCGAGGGCCTCGATGACTTGAGCGGCCACACCGACGATCCCGGTCAGCTCGTCGGTGGAACCACCCGTTTCCAGAGAGCCGATCAAAGCGATGTCCTTTCCAAGAGCTGACAGATCCACAAGGGAAGCCCAGTGATGGGGGACCACTGGGCTTCCACCCTCAACGCTATTCCCATGAGCGTCTGTGGGCAATGAGCAGTTATTTGTGCAGGAGTACTAATCCGGCGAACGCACAGCTACGGACGCCCGCTCAACCGGCGGGCAGGCGATCTTCACAGCTGATTCAAGGGGAGCAGCATCCAGGCCCAGGAGCATGCGAACGCCGGCCGCGCCCAGTTCGTAATGAGGCAGTGACACCGTGGAGAGCGGCGGACGCAGGTGGGCAGCGATGACTTCCTGGTTGTCGAAACCCACCACTGCAATGTCCTCCGGGATGGACAGCCCGTTTTCCCGCAGGCCATCGTAAAGTCCCATGGCCATGCGGTCGTTGTAGCAGTACACGGCACTGACCCCAAGCGTGAGCAGGCTTTCCGTGGCGCCGTAACCGCCTTCCTGATCAGGGTAGGCCTCCAGCACCAGCGCCGGATCAAAGGGAATTCCGGCGGCATCGAGCGCGTCCTTGTACCCCTGGAGCCGGCCATCCCTGGCAGGTGCGGGGGTGGTGGCGTTGATGAAGGCGATGCGACGGTGGCCACCGCGGAGCAGGATCTCGGTGGCAGACTGTCCACCTTGCGCTTCATCCGGTACTACGGCCCGCGCGGCCCCGGCGTCGGGGGAGAAACAGTTGACCAGGACGAAGTCCGATTCCCGAAGGGTCTCGGGGATGTCCGTAGGGCGGTGGAACCAGGTGGAGTACAAGATGCCGCGCACTTTGTATTCCAGCATCATGGCGATCGCGTCTTTTTCGAGCTCCTGGTTGCCTTCGGTGTTCGCGATCAGCAGGGCATAACCATGTTTCCAGGCTTCGTCTTGAGCGCCGTGGATGATTTGGCCGGCGAACGGCGTAGTGGCTACGCCGTCGGCAACCAGTCCAATGAACTTGGAGGTGCCGCTTACCAACGTTTTGGCCATGGCGTTGGGACGGTAACCCAGTTGGGTGATCGCCCGGGTGACGCGTTGGCGGGTTTCGTCGGCGATCCGGGCGTTCTTCTTCTTGTTGATCACCAGGGAGACCGTGGCAGTGGATACTCCGGCCAGTTCAGCCACTTCGCGGAGGGTCACCGGATGGGCACGGCCTGCTCTGACAGGAACGGCGGGGGTGGCCGCGTTGCCTGACTCTCTCTCCTGCGAAATCATCTGTCCTCCTTCAGGAGTATAACCGTCGGCCATAGCGCTCATCCCTTGTTCGCTCCGCTCTCAAGGCCTTGGATCATGGCCTTGTTGAGGACCAGGAATACCAGCAGCAGCGGTGTGATGGTCACGCAGACGGCGGCGAAGGTGGCCGTCCAGTCGACCTTGCCCATAGCGCCGATGTAGTTCTGCAAGCCCAGGGGAATGGTCTTGAGGTCCTCGGAGAGAACAAAGGTGTTGGCGAAGATGAAGTCGTTCCAGATGAAGATGCTGTTGACCAGCACCACGGTGACCACGGTGTTGAGGGAGAGGGGCAGCGTGATCAGCCCGAAAATCCGGTATGGTCCGGCCCCATCCAGGGATGCTGCCTCATAGGTTTCGCGCGGTATGTATTCGAAGAAGGACGAGAAAAGGTAGATGGACATCGGGAGGGCGAAGCCTGCCAGGGGGATGATCATCGACTGGTAGGTGTCCAGCAGGTTCACCGCGGAGTAGTCGATGAACAGGGGGACCAGCGCGATTTGGACGGGAACGATGATGCCGACGAGGAACAAGCCCCGGACGAACTTGCTGAGGCGGAAGCCAAGGACCTGGATGGCGTAGGCGGCCATCATGCCGAACAAGACAATCAAAATGTTGGCGCCCATGGTGACGATGAAACTGTTCAGGATGTTCCGTCCCAGGTCGCCGGTTTCAAAGGCGCGGGCATAGTTTTCCCACGTCAACGAGCTGGGGAGTCCGAACGGATCACCGGTGGCAAAGTCGTGTTCGGTCCGCAGGCTGGTGACGAACAGCCAGGCGAGCGGGTACACCTGGACGATCACGATGAGCATGATCAGGACCCTCGAGAGCGTCCGGTACAAGCTGGGCTTCCGACGCCGGCGCTGGGGGGCGGGAGAAGGAACCCGGGCGCGGGTCGGCTGAGCCGGGGCTGTCTGGGTGATCATGAATCTGCCTTCCGCTTGAGCATGAACAAGATGAGGCCGACGGCGACGAGGCACTCGATCACGATGAAGACGGCGATGGTACTTGCGTAGCCAAAATCCGTGCTGGTGAAGGCTGTCTTGTACATATAGGTGGTGAGGAGCTCGGAGGATTGTCCCGGGCCGCCGTTGGTCATGAGATACGGGATATCAAAACCGCGCAGGCCGTAGGTGGTGGCCATGATGGTGGTGGTAATCCACACGGGCCGGATGTAGGGGAAACGTATCTTGGTGAAGAGCGTCCACTTCGATGCGCCGTCCAGGACCGCGGCTTCTTCGAGTTCCTTGGGCACAGCGATCAGGGCCGCGTAAATGATGAGCATGTACAGCCCGGTGAACCGCCATCCTTCAGGGGCGGAGACCGCGGCCAGCACTGTGTTGACGTCGGACAACCAGGCCCGCTCCAGGGAACCGAGTCCTATCCAGTGCAGCAGCTGGTTCAACAGGCCGACAGGATCAATGGAGTAGATACGGACAAAAAGGAACGCAATGGCGACCGTGGAGATCACTGCGGGCAGCAAATACAGGGTCTTGATCAGTTCACGTCCCCTGCGCAGGGACGTGAGCAGGCTGGCGACAACCAGGGCGCCGCCCAGTTGCAGGACCAGGCAGATGGCCAGGTAGACCAGGGCGTTGAAGAATGAACGCCAGAAGATGTCATCAGCCGTGAGCATTCGGACGTAATTGGCCAGCCCGACGAACTCCATGTCACTGATGCCGTTCCAGGAGAAGAAGCTCAGGAACAGGGACTGAAGTATGGGGAAGAGGACTGCTGCGCAGTAGAGCAGCAGGGGTGGGAGCAGGAAAACCAGGACTGAGGTTCTTGACCTGTTGGGAAGCATGGTGGGCCTTTCGGGCGGGGGCCTTACCGGCCCCCGCCGTTTCGGTTTACTTGAAGAACTTGGGTGCGTTCTGCTTGATGGCGTCGTCCATGGTCTTGGTGAACTGTTCGGGCGTGATGTTGCCCTGGACCAGGAGGACCAGCTCTTGCTGCAGTCGGCCGTTGGTGGTGGGGTCCAGCTGGGTGTCCCACGGCATCGCCTGCTTTTCCCCGAGGGTGTTGGCCGTTTCGAGGGCCTTCTTGTACAGCGGCGTAGCGTTCGCGGGGACGGTGGTCTCCACGGTCGTGGTGGGGGAGAGCGCCCCGGTGGCAGCGTACTCAGCCGGGTACTTCTCCAAGGCGAACTTCAGGAAGTCGCTGACCAGGGGATCGTACGTTTTCGAGTTCACTGCCATGCCGATGCCGGAGGGGGAAACGAACTCATTGGCCGCCGTCACCGAACCCGGTGTTGTGGGAAGGGTAAAGAAGTCGATGTCGTCCCGGACGTCAGGGTTGAGTTTGTCGGTGGCGAGGCTGGGAAGTTCCCACGTGCCGATGTTGTACATCGCGGCTTCGCCGGAAGTGAACTGGTTCTGCGCGTCTGAGTAGCCCTGCGCGGAGAAGCCCTCCTGGAAGCACTTGGCCTTGCCGAGTTCTGCCATCCATTGAACGGTCTTCTGACCCGCGGGATCGCTGAACGCAGCTTCGCCCTTCTTCAGTTTCTGGACGAAGTCCGGTCCGGCAGCCCGGAACGGCTGGTACGCGACATAGCGTTCCAGCGGCCACTGGTCCTGCCCGTCGATGGCTATCGGCGTGATTCCTGCGTTGCGCAGGGCCGTGCACATCGCTGGGATGTCGTCCAAGGACTGAGGGACAGCCACGCCCGCTTTTTGGAGCAGGGCCTTGTTGTACCAGATGAATTCCAGCTCGAACTGGAACGGGATCATGTACAGGGATCCGTCATCGAAGCGCTGGTAGTCCAGGGCTCCGGGCCGGTAGTCGTCGTAGAGATCCAGCGACTTCAGCAGCTTGTCGGCCTCCACCATTTTGCCCTGCTTGGCCAGCTGCTGCGCGAACGGTGTGGCGTCCGTGTCAAACAGCTCGGGGAGCTTGTTGGCCGCAGCCAGGGTTTCGAGTTTCTGGATGTAGGAGGGCCGGTCCGGGGTGGTGATGAGGTTCAGTGCAAACCCTGGGTGGTCCTTGGCGTAGTCGTCGGCGAGCTTCTTCATGATGTTGATGACGGCGCCATCGGCAGGCCTGGAGAGGAGCCACGAGATTTCGCGGGGCTTGATCTCTCCGGTGGGGCTGACGTTGGAGGGGTCTGTAGCAGCTCCTCCGCCGCCACAGGCTGTCAAGGCCAAAGCGGCGACGGCTGCGACGGCGGCAGCACGGAGTAGTTTCTTCATTGCGGCAATCTCCCTTGATTGGAACAGAGGTTGGGGTGGGTTATTCAGTTCTCGGTGCGCTGTCGTATCTCAAGTTCGGTGACAGTGACGGTTCCTTCGCCGGCAAAGACGCCGATCCGGCCGGTAGTGAGGTCGTACATCCTGGCGCTGAGCGCCACTTGACGGTCGACGACGGCGACGCAAGTGTCGCCGTCGACGATGACCTCAAGCGTGTGCACGCCGGGGGTGAGGTCGCAGGGCCGCTCAAGTTCGACGTCGAACGGGACATCACCTGAGACGTGCCACTGCGCATCGCCGGTGATGGCGCGCGGCCAGCGGTCGAAAACGAGCCGGCCACGCTTGGGTTCCAGACGGAGGACGTAGGAATGGTCGCCGTCGTTGCTTGAGCGGAGCAGCAAGCCGCACTCGGTGGTGTTCGGGGCGATATCCAGCACCACCTTGGCGTAAAACTGCTGCGGCAACTCCTCGTCGGACACCTTTGCCGTGTATCCGTCCGGCACATCGAGCCGGGTAGGCAACGCACTGGTCAGGGACGCCGGGACGTCATCCCAGAAGCTCTCTACCAGCTCGTCCGCGAAGGAGAATGCCAAGGTTCCGTCCGGGTTTTGGCGGGCTTCCAGCACGGACATGGTGCCGGCCCACTGCCATGGCCCATGATCGGTGTTGCCTTCCTTGGTGGCGATCCAGCCAAAGAAGAACCGGCGACCGTCGCGCTCGGCGGACTTTGAGGCGTAAAAGGCGCGGCCGTCGATGCTGTCCAGGTCCGGCACAGTCCACGGACCGTCGGGGCTTTTGGCCATGCGGTAGCGGGTGGTGAACGATTCCGAGAACTCGGAGTACACCATGTACCACCAGTCACCCCAGGCGAAGACATCCGGGCATTCGTGGGTGATGTACCGGCGTGGGTCCCAGAACGGATCGGTGTAATGCCAGGTCATCAGGTCAGTGGACACGCACTGGGCTATCACGCCGCGGCGGCGTTCCGGACCGGTGGAGTGCCGGGCGGCCAACAGCATCCTCCACTGCTTCTTGCTGTCATCCCACAACACGAAGGGATCACGCCAGTCCCCGGACTCGTAGCCGTCCGGAGCGCCGAAAGTCAGTTCCGGATGCTTTTGCCAGGTCCGCATGCCATCGGTGCTGGTGGCGTGCATGACCAACTGGAGGGGCGCGCCGTCGGCCCCGACGTTCCGGGGGTTTTGGCCGGTGTAGAAGAGGTGGTGGACGCCGGACCCGTCCGCCACGACGCTGCCGGTGTAGGCGTTGAAGTCGAGGTCGGTCTCGCTGCCATGGTGCAGGGAGACGCCATGGTTCTCAAATTGCGTGAGGTCCTTGGTGGTGACCAGGTTCCATGACGTGCCGGGTTTTGGGTCCGAGCGGTCTTCGTGGAGGTAGAAGAGCCAGAACTCCCCGTCCTTCTCGTAGGGGATAAGGTCCCCAACCCATCCGTCGGCGGGTTGGAAGAAGACTGGGTGTTTCATCTGCGCTGATGTCCGTTCTGCTAAAGCGTTTGATCACTCGTAAGTTAGCGTGAATCGTCACGCCGATCAAGCGTTTTAGCAAATTTTATTTTCCGCCAAAATTGTGGTGCTAAAACGCTTGACCGCAGAAACGTCCGCCGCTAATGTCCTGCGTAGCCGATGACTCACCGGGCCGCTCGATGCTGAGCCGTCCGAACCCGGCCGTGAGTACCGATCCAGCTCTCCAACTGACGTGCAGTACCAGGCTGCCCGGGACCTTTCCCGACGGCCCCGCACGTTCATCACCATGACGTTTGGCAGGCCGTCGCGCCCGCCAAGCACTGAGAGGAACACATCAATGACGTATGACATCTCTCGCCGCACTGCCCTGCAAGGTGCAGGAGTTGGTGCCTTGGCACTGTTCATGAGCAGCGCCATCCCCGTGGCCGCCCACGCCCAGACATCCCTCCGGGCGATTTACCACATGACGCCGCCCTCGGGCTGGCTGTGTGATCCGCAGCGTCCCGTTCATACCAACGGCGCCTACCAGCTCTACTACCTTCACTC
Above is a genomic segment from Arthrobacter sp. YN containing:
- a CDS encoding DedA family protein, with the protein product MSALGKDIALIGSLETGGSTDELTGIVGVAAQVIEALGEWGVGLLTLLETVFPPIPSEVILPLAGFLTQQGSINLLLVFLTSTLGAYAGALLLYWLGYKVGLKRSIHLLSKLPLVDREDFEKAADWFEIHGKSAIFFGRLLPGVRSLISLPAGAERMNLMTFSIFTIAGTGVWNALLIGLGALLGKQYHLVDQYSRFLNYAVYAGLAAFIAWLVVRRVRRGKESAK
- a CDS encoding LacI family DNA-binding transcriptional regulator; amino-acid sequence: MISQERESGNAATPAVPVRAGRAHPVTLREVAELAGVSTATVSLVINKKKNARIADETRQRVTRAITQLGYRPNAMAKTLVSGTSKFIGLVADGVATTPFAGQIIHGAQDEAWKHGYALLIANTEGNQELEKDAIAMMLEYKVRGILYSTWFHRPTDIPETLRESDFVLVNCFSPDAGAARAVVPDEAQGGQSATEILLRGGHRRIAFINATTPAPARDGRLQGYKDALDAAGIPFDPALVLEAYPDQEGGYGATESLLTLGVSAVYCYNDRMAMGLYDGLRENGLSIPEDIAVVGFDNQEVIAAHLRPPLSTVSLPHYELGAAGVRMLLGLDAAPLESAVKIACPPVERASVAVRSPD
- a CDS encoding carbohydrate ABC transporter permease, coding for MITQTAPAQPTRARVPSPAPQRRRRKPSLYRTLSRVLIMLIVIVQVYPLAWLFVTSLRTEHDFATGDPFGLPSSLTWENYARAFETGDLGRNILNSFIVTMGANILIVLFGMMAAYAIQVLGFRLSKFVRGLFLVGIIVPVQIALVPLFIDYSAVNLLDTYQSMIIPLAGFALPMSIYLFSSFFEYIPRETYEAASLDGAGPYRIFGLITLPLSLNTVVTVVLVNSIFIWNDFIFANTFVLSEDLKTIPLGLQNYIGAMGKVDWTATFAAVCVTITPLLLVFLVLNKAMIQGLESGANKG
- a CDS encoding carbohydrate ABC transporter permease, with the translated sequence MLPNRSRTSVLVFLLPPLLLYCAAVLFPILQSLFLSFFSWNGISDMEFVGLANYVRMLTADDIFWRSFFNALVYLAICLVLQLGGALVVASLLTSLRRGRELIKTLYLLPAVISTVAIAFLFVRIYSIDPVGLLNQLLHWIGLGSLERAWLSDVNTVLAAVSAPEGWRFTGLYMLIIYAALIAVPKELEEAAVLDGASKWTLFTKIRFPYIRPVWITTTIMATTYGLRGFDIPYLMTNGGPGQSSELLTTYMYKTAFTSTDFGYASTIAVFIVIECLVAVGLILFMLKRKADS
- a CDS encoding ABC transporter substrate-binding protein — protein: MKKLLRAAAVAAVAALALTACGGGGAATDPSNVSPTGEIKPREISWLLSRPADGAVINIMKKLADDYAKDHPGFALNLITTPDRPSYIQKLETLAAANKLPELFDTDATPFAQQLAKQGKMVEADKLLKSLDLYDDYRPGALDYQRFDDGSLYMIPFQFELEFIWYNKALLQKAGVAVPQSLDDIPAMCTALRNAGITPIAIDGQDQWPLERYVAYQPFRAAGPDFVQKLKKGEAAFSDPAGQKTVQWMAELGKAKCFQEGFSAQGYSDAQNQFTSGEAAMYNIGTWELPSLATDKLNPDVRDDIDFFTLPTTPGSVTAANEFVSPSGIGMAVNSKTYDPLVSDFLKFALEKYPAEYAATGALSPTTTVETTVPANATPLYKKALETANTLGEKQAMPWDTQLDPTTNGRLQQELVLLVQGNITPEQFTKTMDDAIKQNAPKFFK
- a CDS encoding GH32 C-terminal domain-containing protein is translated as MKHPVFFQPADGWVGDLIPYEKDGEFWLFYLHEDRSDPKPGTSWNLVTTKDLTQFENHGVSLHHGSETDLDFNAYTGSVVADGSGVHHLFYTGQNPRNVGADGAPLQLVMHATSTDGMRTWQKHPELTFGAPDGYESGDWRDPFVLWDDSKKQWRMLLAARHSTGPERRRGVIAQCVSTDLMTWHYTDPFWDPRRYITHECPDVFAWGDWWYMVYSEFSESFTTRYRMAKSPDGPWTVPDLDSIDGRAFYASKSAERDGRRFFFGWIATKEGNTDHGPWQWAGTMSVLEARQNPDGTLAFSFADELVESFWDDVPASLTSALPTRLDVPDGYTAKVSDEELPQQFYAKVVLDIAPNTTECGLLLRSSNDGDHSYVLRLEPKRGRLVFDRWPRAITGDAQWHVSGDVPFDVELERPCDLTPGVHTLEVIVDGDTCVAVVDRQVALSARMYDLTTGRIGVFAGEGTVTVTELEIRQRTEN